The following nucleotide sequence is from Longimicrobium sp..
TCGGCGCTCAGGCACTGCATGAAGGCGGTGGTGTCGGCGTTCAGGTAGTGCGCGCCGGTGGTGTGGAAGCAGGCGTTGCAGCTCGTGCTCACGTGCACCATGGCCGGGATGTCGTGCTCGACCATCTTCTCGTAGAGCGGGTACCAGTGGCGGTCCGACAGCGGCGGGCCGGTCCAGTGGCCGCCGGAGGGATCGGGGTTGAGGTTGATGCCGACGAAGCCGTACTCGGTCACGCAACGCTCCAGCTCCGGGATGCAGGTGGCCGGGTCGACGCCCGGGGACTGCGGCAGCATCGCCGCGCCGATGAAGTGGTCGGGGAAGAGGCCGGCGACGCGCGCGCACAGCTCGTTGCAGATCGCCGCCCAGGTCGCGGAGACCTCGAAGTCCCCCACGTGATGGGCCATGAAGCTCGCGCGCGGGCTGAAGATGGTGAGGTCGCTGCCGCGTTCCCGCATGAGGCGCAGCTGGTTGTGCTCGATGGACTCGCGCAGTTCGTCGTCGGAGATCTTCAGCTCGGCGACCCGGGGCCTGGAGGCGGGGTCGGCGATGCCGGCGATCTGGCGGCCGCGCCAGGTCTCCAGGGCCTCGGGGGCGGTCGTGTAATGGCCGTGGCAGTCGATGATCATGGAGGGGCTCGCGGTCGGGACGGGGATGGCGACGGTGGTCCCGAGTGTGGTTGCGATCCCGCGCGCGCGGCCTGACTTCGGCTTCGAGCGCGTTCACGTTTCCTTATCGGGACCTCCCCCGTCCCCGCGCTCCCGCCGCCGGTGGCGGGACGCGCGACGCGCGCTTTCAGTGCGTGCTCGACACGCCCGGATCGGCGCCGCTGCGCTGCAGCAGCCGGCGTCCCTCGGGCGTGATGGCCAGCACCCGGATGACGCGCGCCGCGCGGTCGGGACCGCCGTCCACGCCCGCCGGCACCCGCAGCGTCAGCCCGGCGATCAGGCCGGCGGCCATCAGCACGCGCAACTCGTCGATCTCGTCGTCGTCGTTCGCGTTGAAGGGGAGATCGAG
It contains:
- a CDS encoding amidohydrolase family protein produces the protein MIIDCHGHYTTAPEALETWRGRQIAGIADPASRPRVAELKISDDELRESIEHNQLRLMRERGSDLTIFSPRASFMAHHVGDFEVSATWAAICNELCARVAGLFPDHFIGAAMLPQSPGVDPATCIPELERCVTEYGFVGINLNPDPSGGHWTGPPLSDRHWYPLYEKMVEHDIPAMVHVSTSCNACFHTTGAHYLNADTTAFMQCLSADLFTDFPTLRFVIPHGGGAVPYHWGRFRGLAQALKKPLLEDHLLKNIFFDTCVYHQPGIDLLTQVIPVENILFASEMIGAVRGIDPQTGHHFDDTRRYVDATPRLDARTRHQVFEGNARRVYPRLDRALKARGR